GTCTCCCGCTTGCATGTGATCGGTCTAGTGGTACCTTCTGGGTTCGGACCTGGACCTTCACCACCTTCACATTGTCTCACCGGGGGCGCTCATGGGGAGTTGTTTTCTTTATTGGTGGAAGTAGTTTGAGCCTCGGACTCTAGTTACGTTGTTTGTATTTTTGGTAGCTTGAGATTAGTTTACTTATTGCGCATGTATCTTCAACTTTTGGTTTCCTAAGCCTGAATTCATTctcttttaataaattatatcctTAGACCAAAAACTAAAAGTGGTAATCAACGAAAGGAAAGTGTGAAGGTGACTTTTTCGGCAAATTGGGACCTTCACCAACACACCCAAGATATCTTTTATTCCCTATGCACGCCTCTCTCAAGTTATAGTGCTTGCTCTTGCTATTGCTGTTGAATTAACTTGTCCTGTTTGTTTTTTTGCCAAGTATGAACATCCTGCAATAAAGCCAAAAAATGCATCTGGTCaataaagcaaaaataatatctgaaatatttatttagatcTAGTCATGGATTAAgacattttttaaatacaaatgagtggattattttataaaaataatggaTACTGAATTCacctaaaaatttttctttaaaaaatatgaactacttggaaattttaaatttttattaaaagtcaAATAAGTATAAATTCATCTTTATGCTTCTTATTAATAgcctgataaattaattttaacctttttttttgGCTAAAAAGTCCATAAATCTACATTTTCATCGAGAAACAAATAAACTCATTTTAACTGTTTTTTTACCGAATAAACTCGTAATTTTACACTAAAAGCCAACATAtcgtattaaatattaattttaataataaaatataattttcataatttttaaatattattttttaattaaaataatattaaaaaattaaattccgtTAATTTTTGAATGGACTGTTTTTGgaatgataaattattttacgataattattattaaaccaATCAATAATCATTTAGTTAATAgtaaacaataaaagtaaaataaatacataaaattgtAATAGAAAGGCATTTTTATTGATAGTGTATAATAATCCcttaaaataatttgtaatctatcttacaaaataaatttatatagtaataatttaaaaaatgaaaaatataatttaaattaaagaaaaaaaattcatacaTCTTAAAATTTAGTGTATCATCAAAATTTGTTCATTTTTCGATAGGGCTAATTTcaacataaaattattattaacagATACGATTCAACATATTTTCATTACatgtataataataaaattatcaacttaTTAGTCGACAATATCTCTTATTAAATAATCAATTACATTATcaccaaataattaaaaaatattatatttatctttacTCATCTTCGTACCATATAAAAAAAGCCACATCAccgctaaataataaaaaaatactatatttaccCCTACATAtctttttatcatataaaaaaaattaaaaaaaaaaaatatttctcttaATCACCATTTAAATTCTAAACAATTCAAAacattctctttatttttcacATTATCTTTCTTCCATATTTAACTAATTTCACCTTTTTTCATGCATATTTAACTAATTTCACCTTTTTTTATTGcagatttaataaattatacataatttcATTTCGATCACGTTATCAATCTAATCTCTCCAAcatcatttataaatttttttaaaaaaatatatatatatcaacgaAACAAATAACGTGCCATGTCAGGCTAGCTGATTCCGCAACAGTAATCTATCAAACATCAGAAAATTATTTTCGTCGCTCACTAAAAGAGAATATTACATGTTAATCTAGGAAACTaagtagaaaattaaaaaacgtTAAGCCTTGATCCTGaaagattctttttttttttaaattacaagaaaaatattaaacaaaaaaataatattgtaatCTAACGAGTTTCTTTATCAAATCTAATGAAAAATTAAGCTGCACAAATTTCTATCATATGTTCCTCCGATTTTGCATCAAGAATAATGACATCACAATATAAATTTCCCATTAAACTTTAAACGTGCTTGCCAGTGCAATTGCGTTGATGTCCTGAAACATTGAACAACCTGTTCACTTAAATCAGAAATGTCAAGGACAAACAATGTAAATCCAAGAAACCAACTTAAATTCTTTGTTTCCAATGATTTGACTATATTTGAATTTAATGACTCAAATACTACAATGATTCATTAAGAACTACTGTGGGGTTTCCTAAAGAGAAAGCAAAAGGAAAAGAACACTAAAAAATCACACATCGGTCAATATTAACGAAGATACAATCACAACATATgccagaaaaaagaaaatggctATCTGAACAAAGAACTTTGGATTTTCTCTCATGTTTGGAGATGTCACTGCCCTGAAAATCACAACCATTCACAGCATTAATTCCTGGaggtatagaaaaatttatttcttaacCCTTAAAATGAAGGAAAtgtaaggaaaagaaaagataaaggAATTCTAGACCATTAGAGTTGGAAAAGAATCTCTTCCTGCAAGCAGATGTTACCTAGCAATTCTCTGCGAAAAACGCTGAAAGGGTAAACTCTGGATAAAAACGATGCCTGGTCCCGTTACAGTTGCTGTTACCAAATTGTCACCCTGCAGTTTCACAGAATCACTAAGAACAGCTCCTCACGCTAAGATAATATTCAGGATTAATCCAGCTCTTAGGTATTAAGTATGCCTAAGCATCAATGTGACTGTTGGACGCTGTATTCTGGCTAAGGCGGACAAAAGCATCAATGTAATTAAACTATGTTGATGGTCTTCTAATAAAAGGACACAACATCCTATTGCACAGCGACCTTTTGGATATTAAAACAAGGGATCCaaccaaaagaaaaataaataccaACTCCTTTTGGGGGAGCACGGAGAAGAATGAACAAAATTagacccaaaaaaaaaagaatagaaaAATGCAACTTACCCCGAATACTGCCCTTCTCATGGGACCATTGTATTTGATTTGTACATTAACTGTGGTATTAAGGGCGACAATGCAAGACACATCAACAGATAGTACTTCACCCACCTCAAGATTTTTTTGTATAACTAGCAAAATAGAAAGCCGTAAACTTCCATGGTTAGTGCAACAAATAATAGATCCGGGGGGGTGGGAGAGAACAAAATAAAAGCCCATGCTCTAATTTGTCCAACACAAAGCTGAACTAATGAATATACCGACACTGGAATTAAGCCACTGAAGTTAGTAAACCAAGTAAATAAGTAGAGACCAACACTGAACTTGCAAAGTCAAAATCAAACCCATCTAGAAAGTTCTAAAAGGAAAAGCCTTTCCCCTTTAGTCGCAATCTCACAGGAGAAGGGGCAGAGCCAGTTAGCCAAACTCTTAGAAGGCCCTAATATTAGTTATCTAATGATGTCAGAAGATGCGTACCAGATCCTCCAGCAAGAATAAATGCAAGGCCTTGTCCGGATAGCTTCTGTCTCAAAAATCCCTATCGTGGCATTAACATGCCCGTCCAtggaacaataaagaaacatcaGAAACTTAATAattgaaaaaccatgaaaaaacaATAACAAATTGCTTTAAGGTGTAGGTCTAATTTCAGGCAGTCAATAAagcaaaatatgaaaaaaatttaaaaaaaaatgcatgGGTATAAAGTTCATTTATTAAGCAGCACTATTCTACCTCTGCACTAGCCATGACATTTCGTGCCCTCTGATCAACTGTATTGCTGACCTTTACATCATTGACAGAGCAAAGGAATGCATCTGGCTACATAAAAGTTTGACAAAGTCACATAAAAGTTGCAGCCAGTAAGGAAAAGCCCTAAGGTAATTCAACCACAAAAATCATACAACAGAATAAGAAAACCAAAGAGTATTTGAAGTTCCTCACTGCAAAATCAAACGAGTTAGATCTACCTGACATAAGATCTCTCCACCAAACATTGCCAAATCAATCTACAAAACAAAATGAATATGCTTGATTAAT
This is a stretch of genomic DNA from Manihot esculenta cultivar AM560-2 chromosome 2, M.esculenta_v8, whole genome shotgun sequence. It encodes these proteins:
- the LOC110603151 gene encoding uncharacterized protein LOC110603151 isoform X2, which translates into the protein MAAPFFSTPFQPYVYQSQQDAVIPFQILGGEAQVVQIMLKPQEKVIAKPGSMCFMSGSVEMENIFIPENEVGMWQWLFGKTVTSIVLRNAGPSDGFVGIAAPSLARILPIDLAMFGGEILCQPDAFLCSVNDVKVSNTVDQRARNVMASAEGFLRQKLSGQGLAFILAGGSVIQKNLEVGEVLSVDVSCIVALNTTVNVQIKYNGPMRRAVFGGDNLVTATVTGPGIVFIQSLPFQRFSQRIARTSTQLHWQARLKFNGKFIL
- the LOC110603151 gene encoding uncharacterized protein LOC110603151 isoform X1; this encodes MAAPFFSTPFQPYVYQSQQDAVIPFQILGGEAQVVQIMLKPQEKVIAKPGSMCFMSGSVEMENIFIPENEVGMWQWLFGKTVTSIVLRNAGPSDGFVGIAAPSLARILPIDLAMFGGEILCQPDAFLCSVNDVKVSNTVDQRARNVMASAEGFLRQKLSGQGLAFILAGGSVIQKNLEVGEVLSVDVSCIVALNTTVNVQIKYNGPMRRAVFGGDNLVTATVTGPGIVFIQSLPFQRFSQRIARAVTSPNMRENPKFFVQIAIFFFLAYVVIVSSLILTDV